A window of Cellulosimicrobium protaetiae genomic DNA:
CTCGGGCTGCTGCACGTCGACGAACGCCTCGCGGACGTCGAGGTCGGGGCGCGCGGCACGGACGTCGTCGAGCAGGGCGCGGATCACGTCGCGGCCGGTGAGGTCGTTCGTGCCGTGCGAGCAGCCGATCAGGACGGGCGCGGCACCGGGCCTCCCGCCGTCGGCAGCCCCCGGCCGGGCGTCGGACGACGCCCCCGAGGTGTCGGACGACGCTCCCGAGGGGAAGGCCAGGATCTCCGCGCTCATGCGAGCTCCAATCGGTATCCGCGCTTGACGACGGTCTTGACGAGGTCGCGCCGGCCGGTCGCCTCGCGCAGGCGCGCGACGGCGACCTCGGCGGCGTGGGGGTCGCGCGAGTCGCCGGGCAGGACGTCGAGCACGTCGTCGCGCGTGACGACGTCGCCGCGGCGCGCGGCGAGCAGGCGCAGCACCTCGAGGCTGCTGGGCGAGAGGGGCAGCACCTCGCCGTCGAGCACGGCAACGCGCGAGCGGATCTGCAGCACCCCGGCGACGGTCGCGAGCGCGACCGTCTCGGCCTGCTCGTAGTGCGCGACGAGGGTGCGCACGAGCGCGCCGAGCCGTCCGCGCTCGGGCTGGAGCGGGGTGATGCCCCGGTGCTCGAGAGGCTTCGCGGTGATGGGCCCGACGGCCGCGGCGACCATGGACCCGTCCTGGAACCGCGACACGACGAGGCGGCCCACGCCGTGCTCCTCGGCCGCGCTCAGCCACGCCTCGGCGCCGGGCGCGGAGGTGAACACGACGGCGTCGATCTCCCCGACGGCGGCAGCCTCCACGGACGCGCGCAGCGCCTCGGGGTCGGGCGGCGGCCCCCAGCGGTACACGACGAGGCTCGCGACCTCGGCACCGGCCTCGGCGAAGACGACGTCGAGGCCGTCGGCGCCGGCACCGTGGTGCTGGACGGCGATGCGCAGCCCGGAGACGCCCTCGCCGAGCAGCACGTCGGCGATCTCGGCCGACGTCTCCGACTCGGCGACCCAGTCGGCGGTGAGCCCGGCGGCCTGGATCGCGCCGCGCGCCTTGGGCCCGCGCGCGACGATCCGCGCGTCGGCGAGGACCTCGAGCAGGCGGTCGGCGAGGCCGTGCACGTCGGCGGCCTCGACCCAGGAGCGGAAGCCGATGCCCGTCGTGACGACGACGACGTCCGGCGGGTGCTCGACGAGGTCGCGCGTCCCGGCGAGGAGCTGCTCGTCGTCGGCGTGCGGGATCATGCTCAGCGCGGGCGCGTGGCGGACCTCGGCACCTCGGCGTTGCAGGGCGGCGGCGAGCTCGCTCTTGCGGCGGTCGGCCGTGACGAGCACCGTGCAGCCCGCCATGACCTGGCCGAGCGCGGGGCGGTCGCCGCCAGTGTCGGACGCGAGATCGACCCGTGCGTCCGAGATCGACCCTCCGTGGGTCGACGTCGCGGCGGGCGGTTCGATCCCGGTGCTGCCGGTGCCGGTCACGCGACCGTCGCCGGGTCGAGCCGTCCCTCGGCGGCGACGTCCCCCACCACGATGATCGCCGGGGCCCGGACCCCGACCTGGGCGGCGCGCTCCACGATCTCGCCGAGCGGAGCCCGCGTGACGCGCTGCCGCGGCGTCGAACCGCTCTCCACGATCGCGACGGGCAGCGCGGGGTCGGCCCCGGCGGCGAGCGCCTGGGCCGTGATGCGTGCGAGCTGCGAGACACCCATGAGGACCACCAGCGTAGCCGTGCGGTCACGGACACCGGCGAGCGCGGCGTCGTCGAGGCCGTCGTGACCGCTGATCACGTGGAACGCGGCGACCGTCCCGCGGTGCGTGAGCGGGATGCCCGCGAGCGCCGGGACACTCAGCGCGCTGGACACGCCCGGCACGACGTCGACCGGCACGCCCGCCTCGCGGCACGCGATCACCTCCTCGCCGCCCCGCCCGTAGACGAACGGGTCGCCACCCTTGAGCCGCACGACGCGCCGGCCGCGCTGCGCCTGCTCCACGAGGATCGCGTTGATCTCGTGCTGCGGCACGGGATGGTTCCCGGGCGTCTTGCCGACGTCGATCACCTCGACGCCGGGCGCGAGCTCGTCGAGCACGTCGACGGGCCCGAGCCGGTCGGCCACGACGACGTCCGCCTCCGCGAGCGCCCGGCGGCCCCGGACGGTGAGCAGGTCGACGGCGCCAGGTCCCCCGCCGACGAGCGTCACGCTCCCGAGCCCGCCGGTGGCGGGACGGTGGCGCCGCTGGTCGGCCCCGCCGGACCGCAGGTGCTCGGCGATCGCGTCGCGCACCGCGCGGGCGCGCCGCGGGTCCGCACCGCCGTCGCGCCGCTCCGCCGAGCTGTCGGCGGCTCGTCGCGCCCGGGCGCGACCGGCTGCTGACAGGTGCGCCGGGGGGACGTCCGTGACGACCCCGACGAGCACGTCCCCGCTGTGCGTCGTGGCGGGCGTGCG
This region includes:
- a CDS encoding uroporphyrinogen-III synthase; this encodes MAGCTVLVTADRRKSELAAALQRRGAEVRHAPALSMIPHADDEQLLAGTRDLVEHPPDVVVVTTGIGFRSWVEAADVHGLADRLLEVLADARIVARGPKARGAIQAAGLTADWVAESETSAEIADVLLGEGVSGLRIAVQHHGAGADGLDVVFAEAGAEVASLVVYRWGPPPDPEALRASVEAAAVGEIDAVVFTSAPGAEAWLSAAEEHGVGRLVVSRFQDGSMVAAAVGPITAKPLEHRGITPLQPERGRLGALVRTLVAHYEQAETVALATVAGVLQIRSRVAVLDGEVLPLSPSSLEVLRLLAARRGDVVTRDDVLDVLPGDSRDPHAAEVAVARLREATGRRDLVKTVVKRGYRLELA
- the cobA gene encoding uroporphyrinogen-III C-methyltransferase, with the protein product MTTLLGLDLAGRTVLVAGGGPVAARRARAMADDGAHVRVVAPQVCEDLRDLVTASLHAPLLAPSSAQPLPDGGAAPGGRVTWAPREVRESDVEDAWLVLAATDDSGTNRDVAAWAAARRTWCVNAGAAHEGTARTPATTHSGDVLVGVVTDVPPAHLSAAGRARARRAADSSAERRDGGADPRRARAVRDAIAEHLRSGGADQRRHRPATGGLGSVTLVGGGPGAVDLLTVRGRRALAEADVVVADRLGPVDVLDELAPGVEVIDVGKTPGNHPVPQHEINAILVEQAQRGRRVVRLKGGDPFVYGRGGEEVIACREAGVPVDVVPGVSSALSVPALAGIPLTHRGTVAAFHVISGHDGLDDAALAGVRDRTATLVVLMGVSQLARITAQALAAGADPALPVAIVESGSTPRQRVTRAPLGEIVERAAQVGVRAPAIIVVGDVAAEGRLDPATVA